The stretch of DNA GACCCGGTGGAGCTCCGTAATGAGATTTGAGTTTTGCGGCTAGTTTAACTTTTTGCATTCTTCATCATGTTTTTTCTTGGGTCCGGTTCCTGGTCCTACCTATCGAACCggtcggtccggtccggtttATATTACCCTGTTCCACTGCTTCCACCAACCACAGCCAAAAAACCATTGAAAAGTTACACAACAGAGTAGAAAGCAGCACCTACCACCGGTAACTGCAACTACCACTTTTTTATTTTCCGATACTCAATTTTTTCTTATATTCTCTCAATTTAATCATCTTAACTTAATTAAACTCCAATTATCTTTCTCTTTAGTTCGCTTCACTTTCCACCAAAAGTGAAGTTATGGCGAAGAATGCAACATTAATCTGCGTCCCTATAATGGGCGAAACCATCGAAAAAATGGCCGTTGATATTCAAAAAGCCAAACTCAATGGAGCAGACCTTGTTGAAATTCGGTTGGATTCTCTCACCACTTTCAATCCTCATCAAGATCTTAAAACTTTCATTCAGCAACACAATTCCTTGCCCTTGCTGTTCACTTACAGGTTTCATTTcccatgtttatttatttttggattaattGATGTGATTATACTTGATAATTtgaaattgtattgaatgatgatgAAAATATTATGCATTTTCTTAGGCCGAATTGGGAAGGTGGTAAGTATGATGGTGATGAAAAACCACGGTTGGATGCATTACGGTTAGCCATGGAATTGGGGGCTGATTACATTGATATTGAACTTAAGGTTTGTTTGTGTACCCTTTTTTAAAGCTTATTAACATAATCCAGTATGAAATCTTGCTAGGTTATCTTCAtacaaataatttgaaaaaagaaaCTTTGGGGGAGGATAGGTTATGTTGATATGATAGTTTTGATGTACTAAATATGTAGATCCAAAGATGCTATGTTTTTTGGTTGGTTTGGAATAGTTTATTGTTAAATTTCAATTTTTGCATTTTGCGAGTAGGTTTCGCCGACTTGGCATTGAGCATTTCTACAGGAACTCGAATGCTGGTTGAAGGCATGTAACTTGTTTCATATACTGATAATCAAAGTAGTGTCTAGAAATGAAAGCAAAAATTTTATCGTTGTCTACCGTATAATATATAAGTTTTTTTCTGTCATTTGATGAAGCTGGATACTGTCCTTGTGTTATTTGCTATCTGATGTCTGAATTCTAAACTTAGTGCAACATTTCATGTTCCTGCCATATCTCCAAAGGTTGCTCACGAGTTCTATGACTCTATACGTGGGAAGACGTTCAACAAAACCAAAGTCATTGTTTCATCTCACAACTATCAGTATACTCCGTCAGTTGAGGATCTTGGCGACCTTGTGGCAAGAATACAAGCAACTGGGGCAGACATAGTAAAGATTGCAACGACTGCTGTGGAGATCACTGATGTGGCACGTATGTTACAAATTATGGTGCATTCTCAAGTAAGTCATGTATGTCTGATAGTGGaaattttgaataaaatgttGATCCAGTAGACATTCTCTCTTATCTTTCATGGTGGGCTATGGACCTTATACATTTGTTTGTTCAATTATTGCATGATCATAATTATAGAAGTACTTCAGGGTTGGTTAAGAAATAAATTTCTTTGTGATTGATAGACAACTAAATTGAGGAAGAGGTCAAAATTGTTGTCAATGTACACATAGATGAAGATAAAGGGACCGATGCAATGGAAGCAAATGCAAATTTTTAATCAGTATTTTGTGCCTACCATTTAAAACCATATGCCGATGGTGCTGGAATGAATTCATGATGTACTCTGCCTTTACAGTTTACATGTCAAATGAAAATATGCGATAGGTCTGGATTATATGACCGTCTCATATATGATTCCTTAAAATTTATGTCGTCAATTTCAAGTCCCATTCCCCTCAAATAGCACTCATGTTGCTGATTATATTTTTACTAATAATGCTTATATTTGATAAATACAGCGTTAGCGTGTGTTATATGacgaaaaattaattttaacataacTATTATTGTGATTTCCAGGTTCCATTCATCGGACTTGTTATGGGCGACAGGGGATTGATTTCACGTGTACTTTGTGCAAAGTTTGGCGGGTATCTCACTTTTGGTACACTCGAGTCAGGGGTAGTTTCAGCTCCTGGTCAACCTACACTTAAGGATCTGTTGCATCTATACAATTTCAAACAACTGAGACCTGAGACAAAAGTATATGGGATTATTGGGAAGCCTGTTAGTCACAGTAAATCACCCAAATTGTTTAACGAAGCCTTCAAGACAGTTGGTTTTGATGgagtttttgtatttttattggtGGATGACCTTGCCAATTTTCTCAGGACTTACTCATCAACAGATTTTGTGGGATTCAGGTTTTAACTCCTTATGAAGATTGTTTGAATTTATGTATTCTAATTTTTGGCATTTCTTGCATGTCTTATATAGTTACATTATGTTAAGTGGTATTATAGTAATGcatgctacattttcctaaaaaGAATATAAAATCTTGTTAGATATTTATTTTCTAGTTGTCTTATGGTTTGTTTGATTTGAAGTTTACAATTGCTAAGGCTTATTTCATGATAGCTTACATCAATGTTTAAGGTTAATGGATTTATAATACTTATTGTTGGCCAATCACCGTAACTGGTATACATATTTTACCTCTCATACTACTAGCGTTTGatctttaatatttatatatttcagtgTTACCATTCCTCACAAGGAGTCCGCCCTTAAGTGCTGCGATGAGGTTGATCCAGTGGCTAAGGTATGGTTATTAATTTACATTGTGTTACAGTGTACGATCAATAGTCTCGGATCATTATTGAGAAGTGTTcttattttgtttcaaaaattttcAAATTGGTTATGCAGTCAATAGGAGCTGTAAACTGCATTGTAAGAAGACCAACAGATGGGAAGTTGATTGGGTATAACACTGATTATGTTGGTGCTATTTCTGCTATTGAGGATGGTCTACGAGGTAGGTGTCGTATCTAGCTGCTAGAAGTTTACAGTTTTACTGTTGTAGAGGTAACTCGTCTTCTAAGACACTATTGTGTACATCAATTACTTTTTGGCAGGTAAACACGAAAGCAGTGGTACAGCTGTTTCGCCGTTAGCTGGTAAGCTGTTTGTTGTTATTGGTGCTGGTGGTGCCGGTAAGGCACTTGCTTATGGTGCAAAAGAGAAAGGAGCAAGGATTGTGATTGCAAACCGCACCTATGGTAAGCTTAATGATACCTATTTTTCTACGTAAAGTTAAAAGAAACTGAATTGTGAAAGGTTCTTCCATGATCTTATTGCAAAACACCATATGTGGGAGATATTTGATAATATgatgaattattttaattgattaaatgtaTGCTAATTATCTTCATGAAATGTTTCTACTTCTAGTCTAGAAGAGAAAAATCATTTTAGTGAAAAAAGTTGCATGGTTTTGTGAATAACTAATTATATTGATTTGAGAACATCTCAGTCATTTACTTTGGTTGCCTTTTATGCATTACAATCCTTTTGCTTATCAACATTCTTCTCTTAAATAAGAAAAAGTTTTTGTGTTTACAATATTATGTATTCCACTCATGTATATAGATTTGTTTGTTCAGTTCATTGTCAAATGGATGCAAATTATATTGATCTGAACCATCTCAGTCATTTACTTTTGTTTGCCTTGTATGCATGCTATCCTTTTgcttattaatattttttctcttaaatAAGAAAAGGTTTTTGCATTTACAATCTTATGTATTCCACTCATGTATGTATATCTGTTTGTTCAGTTCATTGtcaaatgaatgcaaaatattTACACAAGTTTTGCACAAAATCATGCGTTGTTTGCGGCTTCAATCGGTGTTGCATTAACTATATAGCTTTCATGACAAAAACAATCTTGTTTTTTATTTCGCTTCCCCTGTAAAACATATTTAATAACTCATTACGTGtattattcatttatatttatatatagatCGTGCGAGAGAACTTGCTGATATAATTGGTGGAGATGCTTTAGCCCTCAGTGATTTAGATAGTTACCATCCAGAGGATGGCATGATTCTTGCAAACACAACATCTATTGGAATGCAACCAAAAGTTGATGAAACACCTATTTCTAAGGTATGCTCCTCCTCATATAGTTTTACTATCAATCAGGGGGGCTATTACTATTAGTGGAATTTTTTAGTTTGACACTTAAATGACCATCAcatcttctttcatttttctaaTGCTGATTGGATTTCTATACTAATGAAATATAATTATTTGCTTTGAAAATGCATTTTTCATTTGATGATTTCACTAAAATTTTGTAATATTACAATATGTTTATGAGATTAATTCGCATGTACTGATGGTGTAAAACTCTTCTACACATGCATCTAATTAAATCACATCATGATGCCACTTTGTTATGctggtttttaaaatattgacAGGATGAAATGCGATTGGATGCACATGTAAAAACGTTTTACACTGTTTGTGcttacaaatcaaattatatgtTTGTTCCGGTTTCTTTAGCATAAATTTGGTTGGGAATCAATATGGTTTATAATATCTTAATGACTTCTAAGCTATGTCCGTGGCTATGGAATTTTGGTTTGAAATATTGAGGCTCTCGATTGTGTAGAAGTGGAGCTTTGGCCCAAATAAACACACTTCTGCCATTTATTCATGTCTGGTCCATGGTGTTTCTGTTCTAGATGGGTGTCACTGTCAAATATTACTACTATTAAGGCACAATATGTCTTGCAATGGAACGAGAGTATGTTGAACTCGGGGAACTGATCACTCCTTCGTTTTTGTAGCATGCATTGAAATTTTACTCGCTGGTATTTGATGCTGTCTACACGCCAAAAATTACTAGACTCTTGAAGGAAGCAGAAGAATCAGGAGTCACTATTGTAGAAGGAACGGAGATGTTTCTTGGACAAGCATATGAGCAGTACGAGAAGTATACTGGATTGCCAGGTAAACTGACAGTAAAATGTATAATAGACTATGTTCCATGAACTTTTTGGCCGTGGTTCCGTTGTCCCTGTTTCACTGGTCTGTACTTTATTTGGTTTAGTGGTTTTAAATTACCATCTTATTTTAATACTTTGATTTCACTTTGCATTTGCAGCACCAAAACAACTCTTCAGAAAAATTATGGAAAACTACTAATAAGGTTTGCTAGCCTATCTTCTATCTCACTGATCATATTTTCCGTTGTATATCATCGCACAATGTATACTGTATTTTTTGTTCTAAAAAACCAATCTATTTATTTATGCTTAATTGTTGAATAACAGTAGCAACAAGTCAGCAACTGGTAAGGTTTTTGTTGAAAAGGTAAtggttttttatttcttttgcagagtGCATGATGGTGATCAACATTGGTTACTTTTGTTGTTTTAACTTAAAAGCTGTGAAAACGGGTTGCATTTGTTCAATTTTGTTTTTGacccaaaagaaaaaaaaaagctatTTAGATTGCTTTTGAATGTTGGGGAACCTTCTATAGAGCTTAGTGATTTATTGCATTTATCCTTCCCTTTAGGAAGACTTCTTTGTAATCACAATAAACATTAGCAACACGTTTTTGCTTTGTAATTGTATTATTGTATTGTATGTAACTTTTAAAGCTGAAGAAGCAAAGGACTTGTGTTGTTTGATGAGTATTCTCATGTGTAATGTGTAAATCTCTAATTGAAATTTGTTTCCACAAGTTATTCTAGGTTTATATTTCTTTAAAGTGAGTCTAGCCAAGTTATCCTACAACTAGTTTTTAGACTTATTAGATATATATTTTTACAACAAATTAGATATATGATTAACACAGTTTAAATATATATAACCATTTACTAAAATAAACAATCTTTTATTCTTGATCTATCATCCAATTTAatctttaaattatttaaaaatctaAAATGCTCATACTATATTCTCTCATTCATACTATAATTCATATGAAGTAATTATTAGTTAAATGAAGAATAATTTGAGTATATTTTAGTTTCTTAGATGCATTAACTatggtgtgtttggattggcttgggcaaaattgagtttggtagaatcgattttta from Vicia villosa cultivar HV-30 ecotype Madison, WI unplaced genomic scaffold, Vvil1.0 ctg.000015F_1_1_1, whole genome shotgun sequence encodes:
- the LOC131621932 gene encoding bifunctional 3-dehydroquinate dehydratase/shikimate dehydrogenase, chloroplastic isoform X2, which encodes MAKNATLICVPIMGETIEKMAVDIQKAKLNGADLVEIRLDSLTTFNPHQDLKTFIQQHNSLPLLFTYRPNWEGGKYDGDEKPRLDALRLAMELGADYIDIELKVAHEFYDSIRGKTFNKTKVIVSSHNYQYTPSVEDLGDLVARIQATGADIVKIATTAVEITDVARMLQIMVHSQVPFIGLVMGDRGLISRVLCAKFGGYLTFGTLESGVVSAPGQPTLKDLLHLYNFKQLRPETKVYGIIGKPVSHSKSPKLFNEAFKTVGFDGVFVFLLVDDLANFLRTYSSTDFVGFSVTIPHKESALKCCDEVDPVAKSIGAVNCIVRRPTDGKLIGYNTDYVGAISAIEDGLRGKHESSGTAVSPLAGKLFVVIGAGGAGKALAYGAKEKGARIVIANRTYDRARELADIIGGDALALSDLDSYHPEDGMILANTTSIGMQPKVDETPISKHALKFYSLVFDAVYTPKITRLLKEAEESGVTIVEGTEMFLGQAYEQYEKYTGLPAPKQLFRKIMENY
- the LOC131621932 gene encoding bifunctional 3-dehydroquinate dehydratase/shikimate dehydrogenase, chloroplastic isoform X1 yields the protein MAKNATLICVPIMGETIEKMAVDIQKAKLNGADLVEIRLDSLTTFNPHQDLKTFIQQHNSLPLLFTYRPNWEGGKYDGDEKPRLDALRLAMELGADYIDIELKVAHEFYDSIRGKTFNKTKVIVSSHNYQYTPSVEDLGDLVARIQATGADIVKIATTAVEITDVARMLQIMVHSQVSHVPFIGLVMGDRGLISRVLCAKFGGYLTFGTLESGVVSAPGQPTLKDLLHLYNFKQLRPETKVYGIIGKPVSHSKSPKLFNEAFKTVGFDGVFVFLLVDDLANFLRTYSSTDFVGFSVTIPHKESALKCCDEVDPVAKSIGAVNCIVRRPTDGKLIGYNTDYVGAISAIEDGLRGKHESSGTAVSPLAGKLFVVIGAGGAGKALAYGAKEKGARIVIANRTYDRARELADIIGGDALALSDLDSYHPEDGMILANTTSIGMQPKVDETPISKHALKFYSLVFDAVYTPKITRLLKEAEESGVTIVEGTEMFLGQAYEQYEKYTGLPAPKQLFRKIMENY